In the genome of Danio rerio strain Tuebingen ecotype United States chromosome 23, GRCz12tu, whole genome shotgun sequence, one region contains:
- the rbm10 gene encoding RNA-binding protein 10 isoform X5: protein MHYSDPKPRANEDWLCNKCGVQNFKRREKCFKCGVPKSEAELKLPLVPKILPLCQLKDSTQGLLPLPAIFQTATSILNLSSSPQPSEAANDTLILRNLGPHTTLEAILSALAPFATLSPSNVRLIKDKQTQLNRGFAFLQLTTIVEASQLLQILQALQPPLSIDGKLISVEFAKGSKRDVFLTDGSRVSVATVASTAIAAAQWAVSQTASGAQSGDLSVLQQGAAAFSQDGSQSRTAETQAFKGPVTTLLTPADRAVAGETTAASILTHAASQIQLVSSTPSTQDRQTSVEIIGKPQPAACVQPATPGTALECQQYPDPDVSTYQYDESSGYYYDPFTGLYYDPNSQYYFNPHTQQYMYWDGEKHTYVPAPSQSEDSAGNELSGAPNSSKDKKDKPKNKSAQQIAKDMERWAKSLNRQKENGRSVNTNPRLMTHSRSDDRRESASADAGYAVLEMKGALLERPQILMEQIKHPEDRESPPQALLAGCSVETDSEDESSEKQERLTDWCKLACLLCRRQFPSKEALIRHQQLSELHRQNLEQKRSRTTVSNTQEGSETELKYRDRAAERREKGIIPQQPDAKKRRISPVSAAGFQMLPGRTEKGFFIRNVPVE from the exons ATGCACTACAGCGACCCAAAGCCACGCGCTAATGAAGACTGGCTCTGCAATAAA TGTGGAGTGCAGAACTTCAAACGAAGAGAAAAGTGCTTCAAATGCGGAGTTCCAAAGTCAG AGGCGGAGCTGAAACTGCCTCTGGTGCCAAAGATTTTACCTCTGTGTCAGCTGAAGGACTCAACTCAGGGTTTACTGCCTCTTCCAGCCATATTCCAGACAGCCACGTCCATCCTCAACTTAAGCTCCTCCCCCCAGCCCTCTGAGGCGGCCAATGACA CGCTCATACTGAGGAATCTGGGACCCCACACCACACTCGAGGCCATTTTATCAGCTCTGGCTCCGTTCGCAACCCTCTCGCCCTCGAACGTTCGACTCATTAAAGACAAACAGACGCAGCTCAACCGAGGCTTCGCTTTCCTGCAGCTGACGACAATCGTG GAGGCTTCACAGCTGCTGCAGATCCTCCAGGCCCTGCAGCCGCCGCTGTCTATTGATGGAAAGCTCATCTCTGTGGAGTTCGCCAAGGGCTCCAAACG tgatGTGTTTCTGACAGATGGCAGTCGTGTGAGTGTGGCCACAGTAGCGAGCACAGCTATAGCTGCAGCTCAGTGGGCAGTTTCTCAG ACGGCGAGTGGAGCTCAGAGTGGTGATTTGAGTGTTCTCCAGCAGGGGGCGGCAGCGTTCAGCCAGGATGGCTCTCAGAGCCGCACTGCAGAAACACAGGCTTTTAAAGGCCCAGTGACCACATTACTGACCCCTGCTGATAGAGCAG TTGCAGGAGAGACTACTGCTGCCTCCATACTGACACATGCAGCTTCCCAAATCCAGCTGGTCTCCTCTACACCCTCCACACAGGACCGTCAG acaTCTGTGGAGATCATCGGGAAGCCTCAGCCTGCAGCTTGTGTCCAGCCAGCCACACCTGGAACAGCTCTGGAGTGCCAGCAGTACC CGGATCCCGACGTGTCCACATACCAGTACGACGAGAGCTCTGGTTATTACTACGACCCTTTTACCGGCCTCTACTATGACCCAAATTCACAG TACTACTTTAATCCCCATACGCAGCAGTACATGTATTGGGATGGGGAAAAGCACACGTATGTTCCTGCCCCATCACAGTCTGAGGATTCTGCAGGCAATGAGCTTTCAGGAGCTCCAAACAGCAGCAAAGACAAGAAGGACAAGCCCAAGAACAAGAGCGCGCAGCAG ATCGCCAAAGACATGGAGCGCTGGGCCAAGAGTCTGAACCGGCAGAAGGAGAACGGGCGCTCTGTAAACACAAACCCTCGGCTGATGACCCACAGCAGAAGTGATGACCGACGGGAGTCTGCCAGTGCAGACGCTGGCTACGCCGTCCTGGAGATGAAG GGCGCTTTACTGGAGAGACCACAGATCCTGATGGAGCAGATCAAACATCCTGAAGACAGAgag AGTCCTCCTCAGGCTCTGCTGGCGGGCTGCAGTGTAGAGACGGACAGCGAGGACGAGAGCTCAGAGAAGCAGGAGCGTCTGACGGACTGGTGTAAACTGGCCTGTCTGCTCTGCCGGAGACAGTTCCCCAGTAAAGAGGCTCTGATCCGACACCAGCAGCTGTCCGAGCTGCACAGA CAAAACCTGGAGCAGAAGAGATCCAGAACGACAGTGTCAAACACACAAGAGGGATCGGAAACTGAG CTGAAATACAGGGATCGAGCAGCAGAAAGGAGAGAGAAAGGGATCATCCCGCAACAACCAGACGCAAAAAAGAGGAGGATTAGCCCTGT CAGCGCCGCTGGATTTCAGATGCTTCCCGGAAGGACAGAAAAAGGCTTTTTCATCCGTAACGTCCCGGTGGAATAA
- the rbm10 gene encoding RNA-binding protein 10 isoform X6: MHYSDPKPRANEDWLCNKCGVQNFKRREKCFKCGVPKSEAELKLPLVPKILPLCQLKDSTQGLLPLPAIFQTATSILNLSSSPQPSEAANDTLILRNLGPHTTLEAILSALAPFATLSPSNVRLIKDKQTQLNRGFAFLQLTTIVEASQLLQILQALQPPLSIDGKLISVEFAKGSKRDVFLTDGSRVSVATVASTAIAAAQWAVSQTASGAQSGDLSVLQQGAAAFSQDGSQSRTAETQAFKGPVTTLLTPADRAVAGETTAASILTHAASQIQLVSSTPSTQDRQTSVEIIGKPQPAACVQPATPGTALECQQYPDPDVSTYQYDESSGYYYDPFTGLYYDPNSQYYFNPHTQQYMYWDGEKHTYVPAPSQSEDSAGNELSGAPNSSKDKKDKPKNKSAQQIAKDMERWAKSLNRQKENGRSVNTNPRLMTHSRSDDRRESASADAGYAVLEMKGALLERPQILMEQIKHPEDRESPPQALLAGCSVETDSEDESSEKQERLTDWCKLACLLCRRQFPSKEALIRHQQLSELHRQNLEQKRSRTTVSNTQEGSETELKYRDRAAERREKGIIPQQPDAKKRRISPVAAGFQMLPGRTEKGFFIRNVPVE, encoded by the exons ATGCACTACAGCGACCCAAAGCCACGCGCTAATGAAGACTGGCTCTGCAATAAA TGTGGAGTGCAGAACTTCAAACGAAGAGAAAAGTGCTTCAAATGCGGAGTTCCAAAGTCAG AGGCGGAGCTGAAACTGCCTCTGGTGCCAAAGATTTTACCTCTGTGTCAGCTGAAGGACTCAACTCAGGGTTTACTGCCTCTTCCAGCCATATTCCAGACAGCCACGTCCATCCTCAACTTAAGCTCCTCCCCCCAGCCCTCTGAGGCGGCCAATGACA CGCTCATACTGAGGAATCTGGGACCCCACACCACACTCGAGGCCATTTTATCAGCTCTGGCTCCGTTCGCAACCCTCTCGCCCTCGAACGTTCGACTCATTAAAGACAAACAGACGCAGCTCAACCGAGGCTTCGCTTTCCTGCAGCTGACGACAATCGTG GAGGCTTCACAGCTGCTGCAGATCCTCCAGGCCCTGCAGCCGCCGCTGTCTATTGATGGAAAGCTCATCTCTGTGGAGTTCGCCAAGGGCTCCAAACG tgatGTGTTTCTGACAGATGGCAGTCGTGTGAGTGTGGCCACAGTAGCGAGCACAGCTATAGCTGCAGCTCAGTGGGCAGTTTCTCAG ACGGCGAGTGGAGCTCAGAGTGGTGATTTGAGTGTTCTCCAGCAGGGGGCGGCAGCGTTCAGCCAGGATGGCTCTCAGAGCCGCACTGCAGAAACACAGGCTTTTAAAGGCCCAGTGACCACATTACTGACCCCTGCTGATAGAGCAG TTGCAGGAGAGACTACTGCTGCCTCCATACTGACACATGCAGCTTCCCAAATCCAGCTGGTCTCCTCTACACCCTCCACACAGGACCGTCAG acaTCTGTGGAGATCATCGGGAAGCCTCAGCCTGCAGCTTGTGTCCAGCCAGCCACACCTGGAACAGCTCTGGAGTGCCAGCAGTACC CGGATCCCGACGTGTCCACATACCAGTACGACGAGAGCTCTGGTTATTACTACGACCCTTTTACCGGCCTCTACTATGACCCAAATTCACAG TACTACTTTAATCCCCATACGCAGCAGTACATGTATTGGGATGGGGAAAAGCACACGTATGTTCCTGCCCCATCACAGTCTGAGGATTCTGCAGGCAATGAGCTTTCAGGAGCTCCAAACAGCAGCAAAGACAAGAAGGACAAGCCCAAGAACAAGAGCGCGCAGCAG ATCGCCAAAGACATGGAGCGCTGGGCCAAGAGTCTGAACCGGCAGAAGGAGAACGGGCGCTCTGTAAACACAAACCCTCGGCTGATGACCCACAGCAGAAGTGATGACCGACGGGAGTCTGCCAGTGCAGACGCTGGCTACGCCGTCCTGGAGATGAAG GGCGCTTTACTGGAGAGACCACAGATCCTGATGGAGCAGATCAAACATCCTGAAGACAGAgag AGTCCTCCTCAGGCTCTGCTGGCGGGCTGCAGTGTAGAGACGGACAGCGAGGACGAGAGCTCAGAGAAGCAGGAGCGTCTGACGGACTGGTGTAAACTGGCCTGTCTGCTCTGCCGGAGACAGTTCCCCAGTAAAGAGGCTCTGATCCGACACCAGCAGCTGTCCGAGCTGCACAGA CAAAACCTGGAGCAGAAGAGATCCAGAACGACAGTGTCAAACACACAAGAGGGATCGGAAACTGAG CTGAAATACAGGGATCGAGCAGCAGAAAGGAGAGAGAAAGGGATCATCCCGCAACAACCAGACGCAAAAAAGAGGAGGATTAGCCCTGT CGCCGCTGGATTTCAGATGCTTCCCGGAAGGACAGAAAAAGGCTTTTTCATCCGTAACGTCCCGGTGGAATAA